The Candidatus Bathyarchaeia archaeon DNA segment AGCCAAGTAACTTAGGACTTTTCTTTAATCTACTTATCAGCGAACTTATCATCACGGGCAGTATAAGTGAAGCATCGCCCTCAATCATTATGCGTTTTGCTTTCGCGCTTATTTTTCCCCACGAGACTGCTTCTCGTGGTCTAGCACCGGAGAGGCTTCCATCCCATTCGTCGGCAGTGCTTATGTAAACCGCGTAGTCTAAGCCTTCTCTGAATTGGTTCCACCAAAGCGTATGATGTTTTGAGATGCCTCCGCCCACTATTAGTGCGCCGGTTTTTTTCGCGTTGTAAACGATATCGCTGAGTTCTCCAGAATCTTTTAAAAGGTTAATTTTGAAGTTGTGGTCTTGAGAGAAAAGCCACAGTTGGTAACCCACGGCGCCGTCTGTTATGCCTGGCACGTAAACTGGTATTTTGTTTTTGGCTGCCCAATAGAGAATGGAGCCTTCGTTGCAGATTCTTTTTCCAATTTCGCGGCACAACTGACTGGATGAGAGTTCTTTTTCGCCTTCTTTCCATAAACTCTGAAGCAGCTCCTGCATTTTTTCTTCGATTATTACGCCGTAGCTTTCGTTTGGGACGAGCACGTTTCCTAAACGGTTCACGCCTTTCTTGCGAAGTTCAGCGTCATTCATTACAAATGAGCCTTTGTAATAGTTTTTCCAGCATCTGGCAATGTCGTGGTCAAGAGCCCCGCAAGTGGTGATTACAACATCGACAAGTTTTCTTTTCACGAGGTCTTTGAAAACGCCTCTTGTTCCGGTAGCTACAAGATTGCCTGTGAACGAGAGAAACTTTACGCAGTCACGCGTCCTAATCATGCGTTCCAGAATATTCACGCTCAGAGCCAGTTTTCCTGCGGTAAAACCCCATGCTTTCTCCATCTGTTTTACTAGAGCATCCACAGTCATTTTCTCTGAAAGCTCATAATCATCAACAATGTTCTTCGGCATTAGACGTGTTCTCCTTCAGATATGACAAAATGGGATGTTAGAATAAATAACTGTCGAAAATTAATGTGGCATCTCTACATCCAAAAATAATTTGAGAGTGAGGCTAGTCTGTCAAATATTTTATGATTTTCTCGTACACGTCCTTGTTCCGCAAGTCTTCTTGTCCCGCGTATATGCTTGGGTTGTCGTTAACTTCCACCACCAAATAGTTACCATCAACCTCTTTAATGTCCACTCCATACAGTCCATTTCCCACAACTCTACATGCCTTCAACGCCGTCTCCTTCAATCCGACTGGCGCATTTTCTTTTTTAAGCGACACCGTCCTGCCCCAAACAAAGCTGGGCTTACCACGACGTTTAGCGCCATGCTTCCATCTTCCCTTCGGCACCATATACTTGCAAATGTATAAGACTTCACCGTTTAATACACCGACTCGCCAGTCAAAAGCAGTTGGCGTAAACTTTTGCACCGCCAACACATCAGATTTTCTGAAAAATCTTTTTGCAACTTCACGGAAACTTGTTTCACAAGCAACTTTTTCCACGTATCTTGAGAAACTCGTGTATGGCGCTTTAACCACGACTGGTCTTCCGAACGTTCTGAAGATTTCTAATATGCGTTTATGATGGAAGTCGTCTTTGTTAACTATGATTGTTGGGATGCGCGGCACATCATATTTTTCGAAGAGCGAATACAAGTGAATCTTGTTTCCGCAGATTTGTATCGATTTGGGGTCGTCAACAACTCTTAAACCATTCTCCCAAGCAGTCTTGGAAACTATGTACGCAGTAAAAAGCGGGTCAGTTGTCGCTCTAATAAAGACAGCGTCATACTTTGGAATTTCCAGAAGATTCTCTCGAAACATGAAATTAAAGTTGTGACCTAGTTTTTCCGCTGTAAACTTGAAATTTTCGAGCGCTTTGGCTTCTTTTGGGTCTGTAAAATTATATTTTTCGACAAAACAGGCGATGTTAGCCAACCCGATGTTCACCATTCTTAGAAATTTGCCAAATTTCTTCGCTAATTACTTTTAAGTCCTTTGGTGAGAGT contains these protein-coding regions:
- a CDS encoding RimK family alpha-L-glutamate ligase — translated: MANIACFVEKYNFTDPKEAKALENFKFTAEKLGHNFNFMFRENLLEIPKYDAVFIRATTDPLFTAYIVSKTAWENGLRVVDDPKSIQICGNKIHLYSLFEKYDVPRIPTIIVNKDDFHHKRILEIFRTFGRPVVVKAPYTSFSRYVEKVACETSFREVAKRFFRKSDVLAVQKFTPTAFDWRVGVLNGEVLYICKYMVPKGRWKHGAKRRGKPSFVWGRTVSLKKENAPVGLKETALKACRVVGNGLYGVDIKEVDGNYLVVEVNDNPSIYAGQEDLRNKDVYEKIIKYLTD
- a CDS encoding deoxyhypusine synthase yields the protein MPKNIVDDYELSEKMTVDALVKQMEKAWGFTAGKLALSVNILERMIRTRDCVKFLSFTGNLVATGTRGVFKDLVKRKLVDVVITTCGALDHDIARCWKNYYKGSFVMNDAELRKKGVNRLGNVLVPNESYGVIIEEKMQELLQSLWKEGEKELSSSQLCREIGKRICNEGSILYWAAKNKIPVYVPGITDGAVGYQLWLFSQDHNFKINLLKDSGELSDIVYNAKKTGALIVGGGISKHHTLWWNQFREGLDYAVYISTADEWDGSLSGARPREAVSWGKISAKAKRIMIEGDASLILPVMISSLISRLKKSPKLLG